The window ACCGGGCTTGAGATTGAGCCAACCGCCGCCGATCATTTCGGTCACGCGGCCATGCTTGCGCGCAATGACGGCACTTTCCATAAATTCCAGCGGCCCGCCTAACGCGTCGCCAACAGCCAAACCGAGCAGACAGCCCCGAAAATGCGCCCCAAAGTTCCTCAAAATATCTCCAAAAAGTACGGTCGAAATCAGCCGAAGAGCTTCCGGTCAAGTGTCCGATAGTTAATAGCTTCGGCGATGTGGTGCATTTGAATGTCGTCGGCGTCGTCCATGTCGGCAACGGTTCGCGCGACTTTCAGAATGCGGTCGTAGGCGCGCGCCGAGAGCGACAACTGATGAATCGCGTTCTTCAGCAAGTCGTGCGCGGCGCCTTCCAGCGCACAGTGTGCGCGCAATTGCTTCGCACGCAGTTGCGCATTGCACGAAATTCCGTCGGGCACGAGCCGCTGCGTTTGCCTCGCTCGCGCTTTTGCGACGCGCTTTCGCACCGTTGCCGAACTTTCGCCCACGCCGCGCGACATCAATTCTGTTGTCGAAAGGCGTGGCACTTCCACATGCAAATCAATTCTGTCCAGAAGCGGCCCCGAAATGCGCGCGAGGTAACGTCGAATCTGTTGTTGAGTACAAACGCATTGGCGGCGTGCATCGCCGTGGAAACCACACGGACATC is drawn from Abditibacteriaceae bacterium and contains these coding sequences:
- a CDS encoding ATP-binding protein, with protein sequence MNRCPCGFHGDARRQCVCTQQQIRRYLARISGPLLDRIDLHVEVPRLSTTELMSRGVGESSATVRKRVAKARARQTQRLVPDGISCNAQLRAKQLRAHCALEGAAHDLLKNAIHQLSLSARAYDRILKVARTVADMDDADDIQMHHIAEAINYRTLDRKLFG